The Natronogracilivirga saccharolytica region GACATGCTGGATGGCAACGAGCTGGAGGAGCTGAACAGACTCCTGGAAAAGATCCGCAGCCAACTCACTTGATTTGACCATTTCCGTACAACGTTTTTCGGAGAAAACATGAGCAACAGACTGACAGAAGAGGAAATTAAGAAGCAAGAGGACTTCAATGCGGAAATTATGCCGCATATTGATGCTACATACAATTATGCGCTGCGCCTGACGACGGATCCGAACGATGCTGAAGATCTCCTTCAGGACAGTATTGTAAAGGCATTCCGCTTTTTCAACAGTTTCCAAAAAGGCACCAATGCCCGCGCCTGGCTATATCGCATTGTCAAAAATTCCTACATCAACAACTACCGGAAGGCTTCACGTCAGCCGCCGAAGGTTGATTATGACGAAGTTGCCACTTATTACGAGACCATCCGCAGTGAACAGAGTGATACGACCGACCTCCAGGCCAGGTTTTACCGCAGTGAATATGACGATGATTTTAAAAAAGCACTGGACGAGCTTCCGGAAGATTTCAGAACCCCCCTGCTGCTTTGTGATGTAGAAGATTTCACCTACGAAGAAATTGCAAACATGCTTGATGTCCCCATTGGCACAGTGCGGTCCCGACTCCACCGCGGTCGCAGCCTGTTGAAGGAAAAAATCAAGGATATCGCAAAGAAAAGAGGGTACCTCAAGAATTAGGAAGCACTGATCTTGAATGGTGCATTCTGCTGCCACCATTTCTCCGCTTTGAGCAGCAAAGCTATGCTTTTTCCGTCAGTGATATCACCGGCGTGAACCGCATTGACAGCCTGGTAAAAAGGTACACGCACCGGCGCAAGAAATTCATCGGCATCAACGTGATTTGCCGAAAGCTCCAGGTCCCATGCCAGATAGAGATAAATCACTTCATTGGTATAACCGATACAGGGATGAAATGCTCCCAGCGAAACCCATTGCCCTGCAGAAACGCCGGACTCCTCGTGCAGCTCTCTTCTGGCAGTTACAAACGGATCTTCCCCGCTGTCAATCTTTCCGGCCGGTACCTCCAGAAAATCCTGCTTCAAAGGATAACGGTACTGCCGCACCAGCTGCACATCCCCATTTTGAAAAACTGGTAAAATGGCCGCCGCACCGGGATGATCGATCCACTCCCTGCCAGACTGTTTGCCGTCCGGCAGAAGAACCTGATCCTTGTAGACATGCAGCAACGTTCCGGAAAAAATCTTATCTGACTTGATGGTTTTCTCAAAAAGCGAATTGTCACTTTCTTTCGCGTTCATGCTTTAAATTTATATTTTAGGTTCACGGGTATGTTCGGGGTCAATTAAAGTACGACGATACACCCGATTAAGTAAAGTTTTATTAACTATGTCCTCGATGACGGGATATGCAACGAGCACAGTGAGAAATCCGGAGACAGCGTGACTGAGACCAGAAACATTGACGGGAAAATCATCCCGGTAAAAGATGAAGTTTTTACCATAGCCAACGCTATCTCACTGTCGCGGGCGCTGATCGCCATACCCATACTGTTTCTTCACCATGCCTCCGGTAAAGAAGCAAACTGGCTTATCGTGGCGATTATCGCCTATGCCTTCATTTCGGACTATCTGGACGGTTACTTTGCTCGCAAATTCAACCAGGTGACCGAGTTTGGCAAGGTCGCTGATCCTCTTGCTGACAAGATATGCGGCATCATCCTCTTTTTATACGGTGTGATCATCGATATAATCCCTGTTTTTTTTGTTGTCATTCTTCTTCTACGAGACGGGCTCATCCTGGTCGGGTCACTCATGATCAAGCGAAAAAGAGGCAAGTATGCGATGTCGGTGATGTCTGGAAAGGTGGCCGTCAATGTCCTGGCCATATACTGGATTGTAGCCTTCTTTTTTCCTGAAAGAGAAGAAACCATAGCATTTTTAATGTGGCTGAGTGTTATTTTGCTTATCTACTCTCTGGGCTCCTACGTTCATCGATATGTCATGATTCAGAAAAAAGGAGCCGAGTTTAACTGATTACCGAACAGATTCGGTTCTCCTTCATTTTCACAATTATTCTGATTCAAAATTAATTTACTGATTGACTATGGGCCTGTTTGACAAACTGGGTTTTGGAAAAAAAGAAGAAAAGCTTCAGGAAGGACTGGAAAAAACACGCAGTGGATTCCTTGACAAAATCAGCAAAACACTTGTCGGAAAGGACAAGGTGGATGATGAGGTGCTTGATGATCTTGAAGAGGTTCTGATCACATCTGATGTAGGTGTTAAAACAACTCTTGAGGTAATCCGCCGCATCGAAGAAAGAGTTGCAAGAGACAAATATGTAAGCAGTTCGGAACTCCAGAATATCCTTCGGGAAGAAATAACCGACCTTCTGATTGAAAATGAACCCGGCCGCCCGGCTGAATTTGATGCCGATCTTTCCAATAAACCCCACGTAATTATGGTCGTGGGAGTTAACGGGGTCGGAAAAACGACGACCATCGGAAAGTTGTCACACATGTACAAAGAGGCGGGTAAAAACGTCATGCTCGGTGCAGGTGACACCTTCCGTGCAGGTGCAGTTGAGCAACTGAAGATCTGGAGTGAACGCGCCGGAGTTACCTTGATTCAGCAGGGGCAGGGAGCCGATCCGGCCGCAGTTGCCTTTGACACCGTTGCCTCAGCAAAATCGAAAGGAGCCGATGTTGTTTTGGTGGACACTGCCGGGAGACTCCACAACCGCAAGGCGCTTATGTCCGAACTTGGAAAAATAAAGCGGGTTATGGGCAAGGTGGTGGAAGGTGCTCCGCATGAAGTCCTGCTGGTACTGGATGCATCAACCGGACAAAACGCAATGCAGCAGGCAAAAGCATTTACCGAGGTGGTTGATGTTACCGGACTGGCATTGACAAAACTTGACGGCACGGCAAAAGGCGGAATCGTCATCGGCATTTCCCACGAAATGTCTGTGCCCGTCAAGTATATCGGAGTTGGTGAGAAAATTGAAGACTTGCAGGTTTTTGAGCGTGCCGGTTTCGTCAATGCACTCTTTAGCAGGCAGTCTAAAGATAACTGATGAATCAGCGTGACCTCATGGAAGGTATATCCGGCCTTTCATTTTTCATTCTCGGTATGTCACCGTCTTGTGCCATATTCCGCACAAATTCGTAAATAAATCCCGCCCGTTCATTTAACTGCGTCCAGCTGATCCGTTCAGCAGTATCAGACGGTCTGTGATAATGGTCGTGAAGTCCGGAGAAAAAGAACACAAACGGAATCCCTCTTTCACCAAAAGCCCACTGATCACTTCTTCTGTAAAGCATTTTGGGATGTGAAGGATCATTGTAATGTTCATCCAGTTTGATTTGTTGCTGATCTCCTGACTGATTGGTCTCTTCAAGCATTCTTTGAAGTTCCCGGGATACCATTCCCCCGCCTATAACATAGACATAGGGCTCGTCCGGATTGCCGGCATGGCGCTCATCGACAGCTCCAACCATGTCCACATTAATGCTGGTTATGGTATTATCAAGATCATAAATCGGATTTTCGGCATAATAACGGGCTCCGAACAGCCCCCACTCCTCAGCCGCGGCATGAAGAAAGATCAATGTGCGGTCATGCGGATTGCCTGCGTGTGAAGAAGCCGCTAATGTTCTTGCCAGCTCCATGATTACCGCAGTTCCGCTGGCATTGTCATCTGCGCCGCTGTAAACGATATCATTTCGGTCATCAGGCTCCCCAAGACCGAGATGGTCGTAATGTGCTGAAATAATTACGGCATCATCACTCGCATCCTCATCATGCCCAGGCAGTACAGCAATGATATTCTCCTCTTCGATTTCTCTTCTGTTTATTTCAGGATGATTTCTGAAAATGTGTCCGGTCATCTCAGCTTCGGCGGTTGTTTCTGGTTCTTTCCAGTAAGCTCGGAGACTGTCAAGCTGCTGCCTGTTATCCAGACCGAGAATATCTTTTGCCACCCCCGGGTGTACAGAAACAGCCGTGCCGGCCGGACGCTCTGCATGACGAAATCTTTGCTCCGGTTTTCTGATGGCCAGCGGTCTGGGAAGCTGCTGTTTCATGGTTTCATACAAAACTTCCCATTTTTCAATGCTTTTTTCGGATATAAACATGACACCGGCAGCACCATGACGATTTACCATTTTTGAGACCATATCGGAACGGGACATGAACTCATCAGAGTCATTACGTTTAAGGCCTGACCCGGACGGCTCAAACATCAAAACCCATTTATCCCTGAAACCGGCATCTGAATCATCCGCGATACGATAGGAGTGATCACCGGGACCGAATCCTGCAAATACAACCGGTGATTTTACATTCTCAGAGCCGCCATGCAGCGGGAAAAAAAGCCCCGGTTCATTATTCGATGAGACGCTTTCAGCAATTCGCGATTGATACACAGCCGGAGTGTCCGGGTCTTCATTGATATACAGTGAATATTTCACATCCTCCCACATTTTACTTTCAAGAGTAAACGTTTGGCGGTGAAGCTCAAATCCTTCAAGTCCGGAAAACGTGTCCCTGCTATAGAAGTCAACCAGGTACCGGGATGCCAGTCTGGCGCCTTCCTGAGCTGTACCTCTCCCCTTTAGAGAATCCTGGGCCAGCACATTCAGATGATACTTTAATTGTGAAAGCGAGATGCTATCTTCTGACGATGCGGGTTCGTTGCCGTGCTCCTGCAAGGTGGAAAAAGCCGGATTTTGCAAAAAAAGCAAAAGCAGAATGGATAATAATCCGGTACAGAATCTGCTGCCTGCAGCTGGGTTTACATATGGAAGCATAGCCGTTACACGGTGAAATGAAGGTGACAGGTAATTTTTTCTGTAACTATGAGATTTATAAATGCGAAAAGAGTTTATTTCAGAAACAGAGGAAATTCCAATTGTTATGCGGACCTGGCAGGCCCCTGCAGCTCGTCGGGTGAAGGGAGCTCAAGATAAAACTCCGTCAGGGACTCTGTTATATAAAGCTTAAGCTGGCTTTCCTTAAGGAGTTCAAGTATCGCCAGAAAGGTAACAACAACATAAATCCTGGAAGTCATTCCGGCGCAAAGTTGTTTAAAAGACGATTTCCCATGTTTGCGCAGTTGTGAGATCACATAATCAGATTGTGTTTCAATATCGGTCTCGAACCGCTGTACATCATGATAATGCTCTGTGGTTACCGATTTCATGACGTTTTTAAACGCAGCCATGATGTCAATAAGGGAAACATCACGCAGAGCCTCGCCCTTTTGTTCGGCCTCAACATGGTCAGGTTCCGTAAAGCCGCGGTTATATGAGAATCTGGCTTTTTTGTCCAGATCATACATGTCCTCTGCAACTTCCTTGTAGCGCTTGTATTCGAGAAGTGCCTGGACAAGTTCATAACGTGGATCCTCCTCGCCGAATTCGTCTTCCTCTCCCTCCGGTTCGGGAAGCATCATTTTGGCTTTGATAGCCATCAGTGTACTGGCCATGTATATAAACTCACTTGCGACACCAAGGTCCAGCTCATCAAGAAACCTGATGTAGTCCAGAAACTGCTCGGTAATATAGGATATGGGGATGTCGTATATGTCCAGCTCATCCCGCTTTATAAAAAAAAGAAGCAGATCGAGCGGCCCTTCAAAATTTTGCAGCTGCACACGGTACATAGATACAGGTTTAAATCATCTGATTTTACGGAAAAATGTGCGAAAATTATCCAAAACGTGCTGTCATATTGAATATATTCAGGTATTGATGTTTATTGAATCAGCAGCATCAGAATATCATACTATCGGACGGCCTGATGTTTTCGATGGATTTACAAACGCAGCTATCGGTTATAATTTATGGATTACACAAAACTAGTGACAGCAATAAAAAAAGGATCCGGGGACGAGTTCCGGGTGCTTTATACCGATACGTTCAAAATACTCTGCTCCTACCTCCGAAGCACCATGAGGGCAGATCATCAGGATGCCGAAGACTGTGCACAGCATGCCATAATGAATGCCGTTGAACGCATACAAAGTAACGCCATAAGAGAACCTGACAGTATATACTCTTATATGCTGCAGAGTGCAAGAAACCGATACCTGCGGATTCAATATGAAAACAAGCGCAGTAATTACCAGGATAATATGGAACCATATGTGCCAATTGAAGAACAAATAGACTCCCTTGTGGACAAGGAAGAACAAAAAGCATTGAGCGAATGCCTTGAAAATCTTTCTGAAGAGTCACGCAGCTTTATTGATTACTGGCTTTCCTATCCGGATATCCATGCCGGAGACATAGCTGAAGAAATGGGCATCTCAGTCAATAATGTATGGATCCGAAAACACCGCATCGTGAAGAAGCTTGCCGAATGCGTCAAAAAAAAGATTGGAAAAAAAGTGTAAGGATTTACCGGCTGCGTTGTCTACAGGTAAAATGATTAAGAATAAACTATTATGAATAAAATCCCTCCAGGCGATATTGTTAAACAAATCGACGAATATCTGAAAGGACGTCTTGATAAAAAAGAGACGGACGAACTGTGGGAGTACATGCTTGAAAACCCGGAATTTTACAAATATCTCAAAATTCAGGCCGGTTTGCGGAAAAAACAGATGGACGATAAGAATGATCCCGGTAACAAACCCGGAAAAATGGTCAAAGAAGACAAAAAGCCATGGCTTGTCGCACTGGCTGCGGTAATACTGATTACATTGATGTTTAACTTTTTCCGCAGTGGCAATGATGCTGAAATCAATCCCGTTACGGACAGCATCCCGCTTGCCTACCTGATAACTCCGGAAGTCGAACGTTCTTCCGACGAGGCATTATCAGTTCTGGAGAGCCGGTTAATGGATATCTATTTTGATGCCGTTTCCGGATCTGCCGAACATGCAATTGCCCAATATAAAGAATTGTTACCGCAGGCAGACGATACAGAAAAGCAAACTATTTACTACAATCTTGGTGTCCTGAATTTTAACGCGGGCAATTACACCGCTTCAGCCCATGCTCTGGAAAATGTTGGCTGTGAAGCATCTTTTAATAATGTTCGTGCAGACAGGTGTCTTTGGATAAAGATGAACAGTTTCCTGGCTGTTGATGATCGTAATGAAGCAACGGTTTATGCCCAAAAACTGGCTGAAATCAGCAGCTCATATCAGGAAGATGCGATAAATCTTCTGGGGCAGATCAACAGCCAGACAGAAGAATAGGCAAACGGAAAACGATTGTCAGTAATGATTCAGCTTTGAGAGTGTGCTGCGCTTTGTAACCGGGCATTTTCCATAAAAGTATGCTGAACGCCTTGATCCGCTTGCTCTTCCGGGGGTGCGGCCGGTTTATATTCACCGTTCGGTTTTAGCAGCCATCGTTGCCTTTTGTCATCTAAATAGGTCTGCAGCATTCGCCAAAGATAGTTTTTGATTTTTCCATCGGTAACCGGCAGCAAGACCTCGACTCTGGAATCAAGATTTCTTTTCATCCAGTCGGCAGAACCAATATAGTACAGGGCGTCTCCGCCATTGCTGAAATAGTACACTCTTGAATGCTCCAGAAACCGTCCAATCACCGAATGTACTCTGATATTGTTTCCTGTTCCCTTGATTCCGGTTTTCAGCCGGCAAACACCTCTGACTACCAGGTCAATTTTCACACCGTTTTCTGCAGCTGCATACAATTCTTCAATAATACCCGGGTCTTCCAGGCTGTTCATTTTTGCAATAATTTGGGCCTTAAATCCTTTGGCTGCCAAATTTCTTTCATGTCTGATGCGCTTTGTCATTTCCATCCGCAAATAGTGAGGTGCCACCAGCATCGTGCTGTATGTCTGGCCCGGGGAATAGCCTGTCAGAAAATTGAACAGATTGGTCGCATCTTTACCGACCTGATCATCAGCGGTGAAAAGGCCCAGATCTTCATAAAGCTGAGCTGTTTTGGGGTGATAATTACCCGTTCCAACATGCACATATCTGCGGATAACATCCGCCTCCCGTCTGACAATTACTGTCAGCTTTGAGTGTATTTTCAGCCCGGCAAGTCCATAGGCAACATGAGCACCGGCCTTTTCAAGCTTATGTACCCATTCAATGTTTCTCTGTTCATCAAAACTTGCCTTCAACTCAACCAGAACGGCAACCTGCTTGCCGTTTTCTGCAGCACGTATAAGCGCATGCATGTGTGGTGAATCATCGGATGTCCGGTACAGTGTCTGCTTTATCGACAGTACCTCAGAGTCATCTGCCGCTTCATGGACAAACCGCTCCACCGAGGTTGCAAAGCTATGATAGGGGTGATGTACGAGGATGTCTGACTCTCTTATGGAATCAAAAAATGACGAAGTATCGTTTTCCGCTTCACGGCTGAAAGCAGGATGGGTAACCGGTGTCCAGGGTTCATACCTGAGGTGATCAAATCCTTCGATATCAGCAAGTTCCGTAAACTCCGAAAGCCCTACAAGTCCGTCTGCCTCAAAAATATCATCATCCGAAATATTAAGATTATCAGTGAGCAGGTTTTTTATATGATCCGGTGTCTTTCGCTCAACTTCCAGGCGTACGGGTTGTGCAAACCGCCGTTCCCGCAACTCCTCCTCAATCATTTCAAGGAGATCTTCAGCATCTTCCTTGTTTTTTTCAATATCTGAGTTCCGTGTAACTCTGATTACATGCGATGAAATGATTTCAGCTCCTGTAAAAACTTCCTGAAGGCGGCAGCGTATCAGATCTTCCAAAGGCAAAAGCACCGCCTCTCCTTCCCGGTCCTCTGTTTCCCGTCTCATATTGCCAGGTATACGAATCCAGCGGGAAATATTGTCGGGCACCTTTACTCTTGCAAACAATTGTTCATTTGTAGCCGGGTTTTGAAGCTCAACAATCAAAGAACGGCTTTTGCTGGAAATAAACGGAAACGGGTGAGACTCATCAATAGCCAGCGGCGTCAGCACCGGATAGACTTGCCGGTAAAAAAAATCGTCGGCATACTTTTTTTGTCCGTCATCCAGATCATCAAAAGAAACAATGAAAACACCATTGTCCTGCAGTTTGGGGAGCAACTCTTTTTCGAAAGTTTTTCTTATAACCTTATCCAGGCCCTTAACCTGTTTGCTGATCATCTTCAGCTGACTGGCCGGAGTTTTTCCATCCAGGGATCGTTTATAAACCCCTGCCATCACCTGGCGTTTCAGTCCCCCCACACGCTTCTGATAAAATTCATCCAGATTACTGGAAACAATACCTATAAAGCGAACCCTTTCAAGCAGCGGGTTTCTGCTGTCAAGTGCTTCATTCAAGACCCTTTTGTTAAACTGAAGCAAGCTGAATTCGTAATTATGAAAAAGGTCGGGGTCTCTTTTCAGTCTTTTTTTATTCTTGCCCTTGCCATTTTTTTTAATGACAACTGACTGGCTGCTTTCCGGCAAATTCGTGTCTTCGGCCATATTCCTTCAATACATTTCAGTTTCTTAATTGCAAATTACAATATACCAACAGTATACCAATGGGTGTATCTTTTCGTAATACTGCCCGGCAAACTTGCAGACAGACATTAAACGTTAGTCATAAAAACGAATTATGGCAATTGTACCCCTGCGCTAGTTATTTTACGACCGTCAATCAATAACACCGAAAACCGAAAAAGTGTGGCAAACCCCCTTCTGAATGCAAACGACCGGGATTCCGGTTTCGAACAACAGATACGCCCATCCAGGCTTCAGGATTTCATCGGTCAGAAAAAAATCATTTCCAATCTGGAAGTATTCATCAAGGCCGCCCGGAACCGCGGTGACGCCCTTGACCATGTGATCCTTTCCGGTCCCCCGGGACTCGGCAAGACCACCCTGGCTCATATCATAGCAGAAGAAATGGGGGTTCAGATTAAACCCACAACAGGTCCTGTACTTGAAAAACCGGGTGATCTGGCAGGAATGCTGACCAATCTGGAAAAAGGAGATGTCCTTTTTATCGATGAAATCCACAGGCTGAACCCCATAGTTGAGGAGTACCTGTATTCAGCAATGGAAGACTTTAAGCTGGATATTGTAATAGACTCGGGACCAAGTGCCCGCAGCGTTCAAATCGATCTGATGCCTTTTACACTGATTGGCGCCACTACCCGAAAAGGATTGCTGACATCTCCGTTGCGTGCCCGCTTCGGAATCGATTTAAGGCTGGATTACTACGATACAGAACTGCTTCAGCACATTGCCGTACGATCTGCCGGGATTCTCGGTCTGAACATTACAGACGAAGGCGCCTATGAGCTTGCCAAAAGAAGCAGAGGAACTCCCAGAATTGTAAACCGGTTGCTGCGAAGAACCCGGGATTTTGCCGAAGTAGACGGCAAAAGCAAAATTGATGACAAAATTGCCGACAAAGCATTGAACGCTCTTGATGTTGACCCCCGGGGACTGGACGAAATGGACATCCGGATTCTGAACAGTATCATCGAAAACTACAAAGGCGGGCCTGTGGGACTCGGTACCCTTGCTGTAGCCGTCGGTGAGGACAAGGGTACGATAGAAGAAGTATATGAACCATTTTTGATTCAAGAGGGTTTTCTGCAGCGTACACCAAAAGGGCGGATCACCACTCAAAAAGCCTTTGAATACCTCGGTATTTCCCTGCCCGGCAGAAACGATTTATTCCAGTAACAGGGCCGGCTTCATTAAATGGCGCTTTTTAGAATAGCCGCTCTTTTTTGTATCTTTGGCAGCTAATCAACAATAATCAGCAACCACGTACTTTTTCGATAAAAGCCCATGAAAAAACTTTTTACTTCTGAATCGGTATCCGAGGGACACCCGGACAAAGTTTGCGACCAAATTTCCGATGCCATTCTTGATGCCATGCTTGAGCAGGATCCCGATTCACGAGTGGCGGTTGAAACCCTTGTAACAACCGGTTTGGTGGTGGTGTCCGGCGAAGTTACCACAAAAGCATATGTTGATATACAGGAACTGGTCAGGGATGTCATACGTGAAATCGGTTATACAAAACCGGGGTACCGGTTCGATGCGGAATCTTGCGGCGTGATGGTCACCATTCACCAGCAGAGTCCGGATATTGCCATGGGGGTAGATAAACTTGGCGCCGGTGACCAGGGTATGATGTTCGGTTTTGCCACCAAAGAAACTGACACCTTAATGCCCATGTCGCTCCAGTATTCACACAATCTGGTCCGCGAACTGGCAGAAATCCGGAAAAAAACAGATCTGATGCCCTACCTGCGTCCGGACAGCAAAAGCCAGGTAACAGTCGAGTATGACGAAAATAACCATCCGCTTCGCGTGCATACCATTGTCGTCTCCACTCAGCATGATGATGATATCACCCAGGATAAAATTAAGGAAGACATCAGGAAACACCTTATCCCAAGAGCAATCCCGGGTAATCTTGTGGACGATGAAACCATTATTCATGTGAACCCCACCGGAAATTTTGTCATTGGTGGGCCGCATGGTGATACCGGTCTGACCGGCCGCAAAATTATTGTAGACACTTATGGTGGCCATGGAGCACACGGTGGCGGTGCCTTTTCCGGAAAGGATGCTTCCAAAGTGGACAGAAGTGCCGCATATGCCGCCCGTCACATTGCAAAAAATATTGTTGCAGCTGACCTGGCTGATGAGTGCCTTATTCAGCTCGCTTATGCCATTGGAATTGCCGAACCAGTCTCCATTTCTGTAGATACTTTTGGTACAGGAAAAATCAGTGATGTCAAACTGACAAAACTGATCAGAGATAACTTTGACTGCACACCAGAAGGAATCATTAATCGTTTCGGATTAAAGAGACCCATTTTCAAAAAATCGGCTGCCTACGGTCATTTCGGGCGTGACGAGTTTCCATGGGAGAAACTTGATTACGTCGATAAACTGAAGGCACAGGCAGCTTCCTGATCTGAAACCTTTTTTCATAAATGCTGCAGTACATAAAGGGTTATCCGGTTTACGGTGTTCATGATGACAATACCATCCGGCAATTTCTTGATGTGGCAAGCCGGGCTGAGTATGGTGCATTAATGGCCGATGGTCATGTGGGCTATGTGATGCCCATCGGCGGTGTTGCTGCCTACAAAAACAAGGTCTCACCTGTTGGCGTAGGTTTTGATATCGGTTGCGGCAACCTTGCCGTACGGCTGGACTTGCACGTGAACGATCTCAGCCTCGATCCTTTGCTGGATCGCATCGAGAAGCATATTTCTTTTGGTCTTGGTCAAAAAAACCCGGATGCACCGAAAGATCATCCGCTTTTTGACAGCGATGACTGGAAAGCGTACGGACCGGAATCCCGCATTGCCGATCTCAGGAAACTGGCCAGAGAGCAGCTTGGTACGGTCGGTTCCGGGAACCATTATGTTGATATCTTTTCGGATGAGGACGGCAGGGTATGGATCGGCGTACATTTCGGAAGCCGCGGACTGGGTCACAAAACAGCTACGGGATTCATAAACCTGTCCCAGGACCGCCCCTGGGATGTCAGAGCCGTTGAGAAAGAGGTCCTTCTGGATCTTGACAGCGACCTTGGGGATCGTTACTACCGTGCGATGCGTCTTTCAGGGGAGTACGCCAAAGCGGGGCGGGAATGGGTATGTGATGAAGTTGCAAAGCTCGCTGGCGCGAATATCACTGAAAAGGTGCACAACCACCACAATTATGCATGGAAAGAGAAGCATGCAATAGAAGACAAATCTGACCGCGATAGTAAAATTTCGCCTGTCCACGACCCGGAATCTGATAATCGCACAAACGGAAATCCGAAGCAATTCCGGACAAATATTCAAAAACAAAAATATGTGGTCATCCGAAAAGGAGCAACTCCGGCATTTCCGGGCCAGCAAAGCTTTGTAGGTGGAAGTATGGGCGATCCTTCCGTCATTCTGGAAGGAACGGACAGTGATGAGAGCAGGGGTGCATTGTACTCGACTGTTCACGGAGCCGGACGTGTCATGTCGAGGCGGAAGGCCGCCGGAAAGTACAGAGGCCGAGGTAAAAAGCGAAAACAGGTAAAAGCCGGAGAAGTCACTCCTGCCATGATGAAAGAGTGGTTGTCAAAAAAAGGCGTAAAACTGAGGGGCGGCGGACTCGACGAGTCACCGCATGTGTATCGCAGATTGACCGATGTGCTCAATTACCATCAGAATACCATTCAGATCAAACACTGGCTCAAACCACTTGGGGTTGTTATGGCCGGTCCCGATGTTTACGACCCGTTTCGTGACTGATCAATTTTCTCTTGATTAACAGCATTTATTGTTTTACCAATTACCTTCGGGATTCACAGGTCATATTTCACCACCTTAACTACGTAACTGTGTTCAATTACGTATTTGCACAACGTGTTGAAAACGGTG contains the following coding sequences:
- the ppk1 gene encoding polyphosphate kinase 1; amino-acid sequence: MAEDTNLPESSQSVVIKKNGKGKNKKRLKRDPDLFHNYEFSLLQFNKRVLNEALDSRNPLLERVRFIGIVSSNLDEFYQKRVGGLKRQVMAGVYKRSLDGKTPASQLKMISKQVKGLDKVIRKTFEKELLPKLQDNGVFIVSFDDLDDGQKKYADDFFYRQVYPVLTPLAIDESHPFPFISSKSRSLIVELQNPATNEQLFARVKVPDNISRWIRIPGNMRRETEDREGEAVLLPLEDLIRCRLQEVFTGAEIISSHVIRVTRNSDIEKNKEDAEDLLEMIEEELRERRFAQPVRLEVERKTPDHIKNLLTDNLNISDDDIFEADGLVGLSEFTELADIEGFDHLRYEPWTPVTHPAFSREAENDTSSFFDSIRESDILVHHPYHSFATSVERFVHEAADDSEVLSIKQTLYRTSDDSPHMHALIRAAENGKQVAVLVELKASFDEQRNIEWVHKLEKAGAHVAYGLAGLKIHSKLTVIVRREADVIRRYVHVGTGNYHPKTAQLYEDLGLFTADDQVGKDATNLFNFLTGYSPGQTYSTMLVAPHYLRMEMTKRIRHERNLAAKGFKAQIIAKMNSLEDPGIIEELYAAAENGVKIDLVVRGVCRLKTGIKGTGNNIRVHSVIGRFLEHSRVYYFSNGGDALYYIGSADWMKRNLDSRVEVLLPVTDGKIKNYLWRMLQTYLDDKRQRWLLKPNGEYKPAAPPEEQADQGVQHTFMENARLQSAAHSQS
- the ruvB gene encoding Holliday junction branch migration DNA helicase RuvB, with translation MANPLLNANDRDSGFEQQIRPSRLQDFIGQKKIISNLEVFIKAARNRGDALDHVILSGPPGLGKTTLAHIIAEEMGVQIKPTTGPVLEKPGDLAGMLTNLEKGDVLFIDEIHRLNPIVEEYLYSAMEDFKLDIVIDSGPSARSVQIDLMPFTLIGATTRKGLLTSPLRARFGIDLRLDYYDTELLQHIAVRSAGILGLNITDEGAYELAKRSRGTPRIVNRLLRRTRDFAEVDGKSKIDDKIADKALNALDVDPRGLDEMDIRILNSIIENYKGGPVGLGTLAVAVGEDKGTIEEVYEPFLIQEGFLQRTPKGRITTQKAFEYLGISLPGRNDLFQ
- the metK gene encoding methionine adenosyltransferase — translated: MKKLFTSESVSEGHPDKVCDQISDAILDAMLEQDPDSRVAVETLVTTGLVVVSGEVTTKAYVDIQELVRDVIREIGYTKPGYRFDAESCGVMVTIHQQSPDIAMGVDKLGAGDQGMMFGFATKETDTLMPMSLQYSHNLVRELAEIRKKTDLMPYLRPDSKSQVTVEYDENNHPLRVHTIVVSTQHDDDITQDKIKEDIRKHLIPRAIPGNLVDDETIIHVNPTGNFVIGGPHGDTGLTGRKIIVDTYGGHGAHGGGAFSGKDASKVDRSAAYAARHIAKNIVAADLADECLIQLAYAIGIAEPVSISVDTFGTGKISDVKLTKLIRDNFDCTPEGIINRFGLKRPIFKKSAAYGHFGRDEFPWEKLDYVDKLKAQAAS
- a CDS encoding RtcB family protein, coding for MLQYIKGYPVYGVHDDNTIRQFLDVASRAEYGALMADGHVGYVMPIGGVAAYKNKVSPVGVGFDIGCGNLAVRLDLHVNDLSLDPLLDRIEKHISFGLGQKNPDAPKDHPLFDSDDWKAYGPESRIADLRKLAREQLGTVGSGNHYVDIFSDEDGRVWIGVHFGSRGLGHKTATGFINLSQDRPWDVRAVEKEVLLDLDSDLGDRYYRAMRLSGEYAKAGREWVCDEVAKLAGANITEKVHNHHNYAWKEKHAIEDKSDRDSKISPVHDPESDNRTNGNPKQFRTNIQKQKYVVIRKGATPAFPGQQSFVGGSMGDPSVILEGTDSDESRGALYSTVHGAGRVMSRRKAAGKYRGRGKKRKQVKAGEVTPAMMKEWLSKKGVKLRGGGLDESPHVYRRLTDVLNYHQNTIQIKHWLKPLGVVMAGPDVYDPFRD